In Leishmania panamensis strain MHOM/PA/94/PSC-1 chromosome 6 sequence, the following proteins share a genomic window:
- a CDS encoding hypothetical protein (TriTrypDB/GeneDB-style sysID: LpmP.06.1280), which produces MQYVAEAPSIRIYYRGNKYDVPLEFATRLHPGGKSILMRYKDCDITKDFEKMNHTADAVVMLNEWLTDGKPFSETHKSTVSCEAEKDGNQHKKESDKAKHWNRMAIAFGIASIVAAVQIRKH; this is translated from the coding sequence ATGCAGTACGTCGCCGAGGCCCCCTCGATCCGCATTTATTACCGCGGAAACAAGTACGATGTTCCTCTGGAGTTTGCAACTCGACTGCACCCTGGTGGCAAAAGCATTCTGATGCGCTACAAGGATTGCGACATCACGAAGGACTTTGAGAAGATGAACCACACCGCCGATGCAGTGGTAATGCTGAATGAGTGGTTGACTGACGGCAAACCTTTCTCCGAGACCCACAAGTCCACTGTATCCTGCGAGGCTGAAAAAGACGGGAATCAGCACAAAAAGGAGTCTGATAAGGCGAAACACTGGAACAGGATGGCGATCGCCTTCGGAATCGCCTCCATTGTGGCCGCGGTGCAAATTCGCAAACACTGA